From a single Phaenicophaeus curvirostris isolate KB17595 chromosome 23, BPBGC_Pcur_1.0, whole genome shotgun sequence genomic region:
- the CTPS1 gene encoding CTP synthase 1 isoform X1 gives MRFPGEPAGSGAARAPVRTPHPPRAAPPPPRPAGTARQMKYILVTGGVISGIGKGIIASSIGTILKSCGLHVTSIKIDPYINIDAGTFSPYEHGEVFVLDDGGEVDLDLGNYERFLDIRLTKDNNLTTGKIYQYVINKERKGDYLGKTVQVVPHITDAIQEWVMRQARIPVDEDGIEPQVCVIELGGTVGDIESMPFIEAFRQFQFKVKRENFCNIHVSLVPQPSSTGEQKTKPTQNSVRELRGLGLSPDLIVCRCSTPLDTSVKEKISMFCHVEPEQVICVHDVSSIYRVPLLLEEQGVVDYLSHRLDLPIERQPRRMLMKWKEMADRYDRLLETCSIALVGKYTKFSDSYASVIKALEHSALAINHKLDIKYIDSADLEPDTLQEEPVRYHEAWQKLCGADGVLVPGGFGVRGTEGKIQAISWARKQKKPFLGVCLGMQLAVVEFARSVLGWQDANSTEFDPKTAHPVVIDMPEHNPGQMGGTMRLGKRRTLFQTKNSIMRKLYGDHDFLEERHRHRFEVNPQLKKCFEEQGLKFVGQDEEGERMEVVELEDHPFFVGVQYHPEFLSRPIKPSPPYFGLLLASAGRLTHYLQKGCRLSPRDTYSDRSGSSSPDLEITELKFPSVNHD, from the exons ATGCGCTTCCCCGGCGAGCCGGCTGGCAGCGGCGCGGCGCGCGCCCCGGTCCGCACCCCGCACCCTCCGCGCGCcgcgccccccccaccccgcccggCGGGCACAG CGAGGCAGATGAAGTACATCCTGGTCACTGGTGGCGTGATCTCGGGCATTGGCAAGGGGATCATCGCCAGCAGCATTGGCACCATCCTCAAGTCCTGTGGGCTGCATGTCACTTCCATCAAGATCGACCCCTACATCAACATCGACGCGGGCACTTTCTCCCCATATGAGCACG GGGAGGTGTTTGTGCTGGATGATGGAGGAGAAGTGGACCTGGACCTTGGTAACTATGAGCGCTTCCTCGATATCCGACTCACCAAAGACAACAATCTGACTACTGGGAAGATCTACCAGTATGTCATCAacaaggagaggaagggagactACCTCGGCAAAACTGTCCAAG ttgttccGCACATCACAGATGCAATACAGGAATGGGTAATGAGGCAGGCACGGATTCCTGTGGATGAAGATGGCATTGAACCCCAAGTTTGTGTCATTGAG CTTGGTGGGACAGTGGGTGACATTGAAAGTATGCCTTTCATCGAAGCTTTCCGCCAGTTCCAGTTCAAAGTCAAAAGGGAGAATTTCTGTAACATTCATGTCAGTCTAGTTCCCCAG CCAAGCTCTACAGGAGAGCAGAAGaccaaacccacccaaaacaGTGTTCGTGAGCTCAGAGGTCTTGGTCTCTCCCCAGATCTG ATCGTTTGCAGGTGCTCCACTCCACTGGATACctcagtaaaagaaaagatttccaTGTTCTGTCATGTTGAACCAGAACAG GTCATCTGTGTGCACGATGTCTCTTCCATCTACCGTGTTCCTCTGCTGTTAGAGGAGCAGGGGGTTGTTGACTACCTCAGCCACAGGCTGGACCTCCCCATCGAGCGGCAGCCCAGGAGGATGCTCATGAAGTGGAAGGAGATGGCGGACAG ATATGACCGTCTCCTCGAAACGTGCTCCATTGCGCTGGTTGGCAAATACACCAAGTTTTCAGATTCCTACGCGTCTGTTATTAAGGCGCTGGAGCATTCTGCCCTGGCCATCAACCACAAACTGGACATCAAG TATATCGACTCGGCTGACTTGGAGCCAGATACTCTGCAGGAGGAACCTGTCCGATACCATGAAGCATGGCAGAAGCTGTGTGGTGCTGA CGGAGTTCTGGTTCCTGGTGGATTTGGTGTTCGAGGGACAGAAGGCAAAATTCAAGCTATTTCCTgggcaagaaaacaaaaaaagccattcTTAG gagTTTGTCTGGGAATGCAGTTAGCAGTTGTGGAGTTTGCACGCAGTGTTCTTGGCTGGCAAG ATGCCAACTCGACAGAATTCGACCCCAAAACTGCCCATCCCGTG GTCATAGACATGCCAGAACACAATCCTGGGCAAATGGGTGGGACCATGAGGCTTGGCAAGAGGAGGACGCTCTTCCAAACCAAGAATTCAATCATGA GGAAGCTGTATGGAGATCACGATTTCCTGGAggagagacacagacacaggTTTGAG GTCAACCCACAActgaaaaagtgttttgaagAGCAAGGTTTGAAGTTTGTAGGCCAGGATGAGGAGGGAGAGCgaatggaggtggttgagttggaAG ACCATCCTTTCTTCGTTGGTGTCCAGTATCACCCTGAATTCCTCTCCAGGCCGATTAAGCCATCTCCCCCGTACTTTGGCCTCCTCTTGGCATCTGCAGGAAGACTCACACATTATCTACAGAAGGGCTGCAGGCTCTCGCCCAG GGATACCTACAGCGACAGGAGCGGCAGCAGCTCACCTGACTTGGAGATAACAGAGCTTAAGTTCCCGTCAGTAAATCATGACTAA
- the CTPS1 gene encoding CTP synthase 1 isoform X2, protein MKYILVTGGVISGIGKGIIASSIGTILKSCGLHVTSIKIDPYINIDAGTFSPYEHGEVFVLDDGGEVDLDLGNYERFLDIRLTKDNNLTTGKIYQYVINKERKGDYLGKTVQVVPHITDAIQEWVMRQARIPVDEDGIEPQVCVIELGGTVGDIESMPFIEAFRQFQFKVKRENFCNIHVSLVPQPSSTGEQKTKPTQNSVRELRGLGLSPDLIVCRCSTPLDTSVKEKISMFCHVEPEQVICVHDVSSIYRVPLLLEEQGVVDYLSHRLDLPIERQPRRMLMKWKEMADRYDRLLETCSIALVGKYTKFSDSYASVIKALEHSALAINHKLDIKYIDSADLEPDTLQEEPVRYHEAWQKLCGADGVLVPGGFGVRGTEGKIQAISWARKQKKPFLGVCLGMQLAVVEFARSVLGWQDANSTEFDPKTAHPVVIDMPEHNPGQMGGTMRLGKRRTLFQTKNSIMRKLYGDHDFLEERHRHRFEVNPQLKKCFEEQGLKFVGQDEEGERMEVVELEDHPFFVGVQYHPEFLSRPIKPSPPYFGLLLASAGRLTHYLQKGCRLSPRDTYSDRSGSSSPDLEITELKFPSVNHD, encoded by the exons ATGAAGTACATCCTGGTCACTGGTGGCGTGATCTCGGGCATTGGCAAGGGGATCATCGCCAGCAGCATTGGCACCATCCTCAAGTCCTGTGGGCTGCATGTCACTTCCATCAAGATCGACCCCTACATCAACATCGACGCGGGCACTTTCTCCCCATATGAGCACG GGGAGGTGTTTGTGCTGGATGATGGAGGAGAAGTGGACCTGGACCTTGGTAACTATGAGCGCTTCCTCGATATCCGACTCACCAAAGACAACAATCTGACTACTGGGAAGATCTACCAGTATGTCATCAacaaggagaggaagggagactACCTCGGCAAAACTGTCCAAG ttgttccGCACATCACAGATGCAATACAGGAATGGGTAATGAGGCAGGCACGGATTCCTGTGGATGAAGATGGCATTGAACCCCAAGTTTGTGTCATTGAG CTTGGTGGGACAGTGGGTGACATTGAAAGTATGCCTTTCATCGAAGCTTTCCGCCAGTTCCAGTTCAAAGTCAAAAGGGAGAATTTCTGTAACATTCATGTCAGTCTAGTTCCCCAG CCAAGCTCTACAGGAGAGCAGAAGaccaaacccacccaaaacaGTGTTCGTGAGCTCAGAGGTCTTGGTCTCTCCCCAGATCTG ATCGTTTGCAGGTGCTCCACTCCACTGGATACctcagtaaaagaaaagatttccaTGTTCTGTCATGTTGAACCAGAACAG GTCATCTGTGTGCACGATGTCTCTTCCATCTACCGTGTTCCTCTGCTGTTAGAGGAGCAGGGGGTTGTTGACTACCTCAGCCACAGGCTGGACCTCCCCATCGAGCGGCAGCCCAGGAGGATGCTCATGAAGTGGAAGGAGATGGCGGACAG ATATGACCGTCTCCTCGAAACGTGCTCCATTGCGCTGGTTGGCAAATACACCAAGTTTTCAGATTCCTACGCGTCTGTTATTAAGGCGCTGGAGCATTCTGCCCTGGCCATCAACCACAAACTGGACATCAAG TATATCGACTCGGCTGACTTGGAGCCAGATACTCTGCAGGAGGAACCTGTCCGATACCATGAAGCATGGCAGAAGCTGTGTGGTGCTGA CGGAGTTCTGGTTCCTGGTGGATTTGGTGTTCGAGGGACAGAAGGCAAAATTCAAGCTATTTCCTgggcaagaaaacaaaaaaagccattcTTAG gagTTTGTCTGGGAATGCAGTTAGCAGTTGTGGAGTTTGCACGCAGTGTTCTTGGCTGGCAAG ATGCCAACTCGACAGAATTCGACCCCAAAACTGCCCATCCCGTG GTCATAGACATGCCAGAACACAATCCTGGGCAAATGGGTGGGACCATGAGGCTTGGCAAGAGGAGGACGCTCTTCCAAACCAAGAATTCAATCATGA GGAAGCTGTATGGAGATCACGATTTCCTGGAggagagacacagacacaggTTTGAG GTCAACCCACAActgaaaaagtgttttgaagAGCAAGGTTTGAAGTTTGTAGGCCAGGATGAGGAGGGAGAGCgaatggaggtggttgagttggaAG ACCATCCTTTCTTCGTTGGTGTCCAGTATCACCCTGAATTCCTCTCCAGGCCGATTAAGCCATCTCCCCCGTACTTTGGCCTCCTCTTGGCATCTGCAGGAAGACTCACACATTATCTACAGAAGGGCTGCAGGCTCTCGCCCAG GGATACCTACAGCGACAGGAGCGGCAGCAGCTCACCTGACTTGGAGATAACAGAGCTTAAGTTCCCGTCAGTAAATCATGACTAA